Proteins from a single region of Parambassis ranga chromosome 16, fParRan2.1, whole genome shotgun sequence:
- the LOC114448856 gene encoding axonemal dynein light intermediate polypeptide 1-like: MIPSVDSLLKYDRPVLIKTTEKKTPKGRSLRVSPQPPVDSPVLPVPPKPKSAAAEAADREMQNILNVILPPREWAKDSQVWVQQVSSAPCTRADVIELEKALDTKMQQRQAKDTGICPVRRELYSQCFDELIRQVTINCAERGLLLLHVRDEIQSTLDAFRTLYDSSMAFGIRKALQAEKGKADMEKRIADLENEIQQYKKQLNEQEAQCDAIEKREAEKRQAEDKKHQDEIQFLKRANQQLKTQLEGIISSK, from the exons ATGATTCCATCAGTCGACTCTCTGCTGAAATATGACAGGCCAGTTTTGATTAaaaccacagagaaaaaaacaccgAAG GGACGGTCTTTGAGAGTGAGCCCTCAGCCGCCTGTGGACTCACCTGTGCTACCTGTACCTCCCAAACCCAAATCAGCCGCTGCTGAAGCCGCCGATCGGGAAATGCAGAACATCCTGAATGTCATCCTTCCACCCAG GGAATGGGCAAAGGATAGCCAGGTGTGGGTGCAGCAGGTGTCCAGTGCACCGTGTACAAGAGCTGACGTTATAGAGTTAGAAAAAGCCCTGGACACAAAGATGCAGCAGAGGCAGGCCAAGGACACAGGCATATGCCCTGTCCGCAGGGAGCTCTACTCTCAGTGCTTTG ATGAGCTTATAAGGCAGGTCACCATAAACTGCGCTGAGAGGGGTCTGCTGTTGTTGCATGTCAGAGATGAGATCCAGTCGACTCTTGATGCCTTCCGGACACTCTATGACAGCAGCATGGCTTTCGGCATAAGGAAAGCACTGCAGGCTGAGAAGGGGAAGGCTGACATGGAAAAAAGA ATTGCAGATCTTGAGAACGAGATACAACAATACAAGAAGCAACTGAACGAGCAGGAAGCTCAATGTGATGCAATCGAAaagagagaagctgagaagcgaCAGGCGGAAGACAAGAAGCATCAGGATGAGATCCAGTTCTTGAAGAGAGCCAACCAACAGCTCAAG ACCCA
- the LOC114448819 gene encoding axonemal dynein light intermediate polypeptide 1-like, giving the protein MIPSVDSLLKYDRPVLIKTTEKKTPKGRSLRVSPQPPVDSPVLPVPPKPKSAAAEAADREMQNILNVILPPREWAKDSQVWVQQVSSAPCTRADVIELEKALDTKMQQRQAKDTGICPVRRELYSQCFDELIRQVTINCAERGLLLLHVRDEIQSTLDAFRTLYDSSMAFGIRKALQAEKGKADMEKRIADLENEIQQYKKQLNEQKAQCDAIEKREAEKRQAEDKKHQDEIQFLKRANQQLKTQLEGIISSK; this is encoded by the exons ATGATTCCATCAGTCGACTCTCTGCTGAAATATGACAGGCCAGTTTTGATTAaaaccacagagaaaaaaacaccgAAG GGACGGTCTTTGAGAGTGAGCCCTCAGCCGCCTGTGGACTCACCTGTGCTACCTGTACCTCCCAAACCCAAATCAGCCGCTGCTGAAGCCGCCGATCGGGAAATGCAGAACATCCTGAATGTCATCCTTCCACCCAG GGAATGGGCAAAGGATAGCCAGGTGTGGGTGCAGCAGGTGTCCAGTGCACCGTGTACAAGAGCTGACGTTATAGAGTTAGAAAAAGCCCTGGACACAAAGATGCAGCAGAGGCAGGCCAAGGACACAGGCATATGCCCTGTCCGCAGGGAGCTCTACTCTCAGTGCTTTG ATGAGCTTATAAGGCAGGTCACCATAAACTGCGCTGAGAGGGGTCTGCTGTTGTTGCATGTCAGAGATGAGATCCAGTCGACTCTTGATGCCTTCCGGACACTCTATGACAGCAGCATGGCTTTCGGCATAAGGAAAGCACTGCAGGCTGAGAAGGGGAAGGCTGACATGGAAAAAAGA ATTGCAGATCTTGAGAACGAGATACAACAATACAAGAAGCAACTGAACGAGCAGAAAGCTCAATGTGATGCAATCGAAaagagagaagctgagaagcgaCAGGCGGAAGACAAGAAGCATCAGGATGAGATCCAGTTCTTGAAGAGAGCCAACCAACAGCTCAAG ACCCAACTTGAAGGAATAATATCATCGAAGTGA
- the gnl2 gene encoding nucleolar GTP-binding protein 2, with protein sequence MVKPRFKGKSTINPSSSSSNPDRPKGAGGNNMRDRATIKRLNMYRQKQRCNKHGKVIKPLQYQSTVAPGTVARVEPNIKWFANTRVIKQSSLQKFQEEMGAVQKDPYRVVMRQSKLPMSLLHDRVKAHNSKVHILDTEGFETTFGPKAQRKRPSLVVGDVKDLVEQAEASALSYSADKDKNLVTEDTGVRDEAREEIFKKGQSKRIWGELYKVIDSSDVIIQVLDARDPMGTRSSSIESYLKKEKSWKHLIFVLNKCDLIPTWVTKHWVAVLSQEYPTLAFHASLTNSFGKGSLIQLLRQFGKLHTDKKQISVGFIGYPNVGKSSIINTLRSKKVCNVAPLAGETKVWQYITLMRRIFLIDCPGVVYPSEDSESDIVLKGVVQVEKIKNPEEHIGAVLERAKPEYIQKTYRIPTWNSAEDFLEKLAFRTGKLLKGGEPDLSTVSKMVLNDWQRGRIPFFVKPPGLEGDQEDDKLLPIDVVSEEVENVQEEQPTSSDAISEEHKEQQQMQKEQVQKILSNVRQNFGKINVAPEFSEEDMIPVEMPDLDMPDLCGTDGEEESEEEEDEGGDKEETGVEAADGEVEVSDPLTSESNKANSKKSSREVVRELDEKIAKYKQFLDRAKSKHFSAIRIPKALSDKVFTDLETKRAAPARQAQKKAANQRSKKRKAEEDEESTKSVRLTSKQRRAMDRAQRVKKVGVRYYETHNVKNKNKNRKITAPASEGQKAKRSKH encoded by the exons ATGGTAAAACCTCGGTTTAAGGGGAAAAGCACGATAAACCCCTCGTCGTCCAGCAGCAACCCCG ATCGACCAAAGGGTGCTGGAGGGAACAACATGAGGGATCGAGCCACTATAAAACGTCTGAATATGTACAGACAAAAGCAGAGATg TAATAAACATGGAAAAGTCATCAAACCTCTACAGTACCAATCCACAGTAGCTCCAGGGACTGTAGCCAGAGTTGAACCTAACATCAAATGGTTTG CAAATACTCGCGTGATCAAGCAGTCTTCCCTCCAAAAGTTCCAGGAAGAGATGGGAGCAGTCCAGAAGGACCCGTACCGCGTGGTGATGAGACAAAGCAAACTGCCTATGTCCCTCCTGCATGATAGAGTCAAGGCTCAT AATTCTAAGGTACACATTTTAGACACAGAGGGTTTTGAGACCACATTTGGACCCAAAGCCCAGAGGAAGAGGCCCAGTCTGGTTGTGGGGGATGTGAAGGACCTTGTAGAACAAGCCGAGGCCTCAGCCCTGAGCTACAGTGCCGACAAGGACAAAAACCTGGTAACTGAGGACACAGGGGTCCG GGATGAAGCTCGTGAGGAGATTTTCAAAAAGGGTCAGTCCAAGAGGATCTGGGGAGAACTGTATAAG GTGATTGACTCATCTGATGTCATCATCCAAGTACTGGATGCCCGTGATCCCATGGGAACACGCTCCAGTAGCATAGAGTCATATCTGAAGAAAGAGAAGTCCTGGAAACATCTGATCTTTGTTCTAAACAAGTGCGACCTCATTCCCACCTGGGTCACG AAACATTGGGTAGCCGTTTTGTCCCAAGAGTATCCCACTCTGGCCTTCCATGCAAGCCTCACCAACTCATTTGGCAAAGGATCTCTCATCCAGCTGCTCAGGCAGTTTGGAAAG CTCCACACAGACAAGAAGCAGATAAGTGTGGGTTTTATTGGCTATCCTAATGTTGGAAAGAGCTCCATCATCAACACACTGCGGTCTAAGAAGGTCTGCAACGTGGCACCCCTCGCTGGAGAAACAAAG gTGTGGCAGTACATCACTTTGATGAGGCGCATCTTCCTCATCGACTGCCCTGGTGTTGTGTACCCCTCAGAAGACAGTGAAAGTGATATAGTCTTGAAAGGAGTG GTCCAAGTGGAGAAGATCAAGAACCCAGAGGAGCACATTGGGGCCGTGCTGGAGCGAGCCAAACCAGAATACATTCAGAAAACCTACCGCATCCCTACATGGAATTCAGCTGAAGACTTTCTTGAGAAGTTGGCGTTTCGCACTGGGAAACTTCTTAAG gGGGGTGAGCCAGACCTTTCCACAGTCTCCAAAATGGTGCTGAATGATTGGCAGAGAGGACGTATTCCCTTCTTTGTGAAACCACCTGGACTTGAGGGAGATCAAGAA GATGACAAGCTATTGCCAATTGATGTAGTATCAGAAGAAGTGGAGAATgtgcaggaggagcagccaaCCAGTTCAGATGCCATCTCAGAGGAGCATAAGgaacagcagcagatgcagaAGGAGCAGGTCCAGAAGATTCTGTCTAATGTCCGACAAAACTTTGGCAAGATAAACGTGGCACCAGAGTTCAGTGAGGAAGACATGATTCCTGTGGAGATGCCAGACCTGGACATGCCTGACCTTTGTGGAACTGATGGTGAGGAAgagagtgaagaagaggaggatgagggtggAGACAAAGAAGAGACTGGTGTTGAAGCAGCTGATGGAGAGGTTGAGGTCTCTGATCCCCTGACCTCTGAGAGCAACAAGGCAAATAGCAAAAAGAGTTCACGGGAGGTCGTCCGTGAACTGGATGAGAAGATTGCTAAGTATAAGCAGTTCCTGGACCGTGCCAAATCCAAGCACTTCTCTGCAATCCG GATACCTAAAGCACTTTCTGACAAAGTGTTCACCGACCTCGAGACTAAACGCGCAGCACCGGCTAGGCAAGCACAGAAGAAAG CTGCAAACCAGAGGAGCAAGAAGAGGAAAGCTGAGGAAGACGAGGAGTCCACCAAGTCGGTCAGACTGACGTCAAAACAG AGAAGAGCAATGGATCGTGCTCAGAGGGTGAAGAAAGTTGGTGTACGCTATTATGAAACACACAAtgtgaaaaacaagaacaagaacagaAAAATCACAGCACCAGCCTCAGAAGGTCAAAAGGCCAAAAGGTCAAAGCACTAG